The sequence ACCTGCTGCGCGCCTCGAAGGCCTCCGCCGCCCTCAGCGGGCGCGACTACGCGCTGCCGGACGATGTACAGGCGCTCGCGACAGCGGTCCTCGCGCACCGCCTGCTGCCCACCGCGCAGGCCCAGCTGAACCGCCGCACGGCCGAACAGGTGGTGCTGGAGATCCTTCAGCGCACACCCGTGCCGACCTCGGCCGGTGGCACCGCGGCCGACGTGCGGTCCCCGCACCTGCCGGGCCGCCCGGCGTACGGCCAGCAGCAGCCCGGCGCACGGCGCCTGTGATGGCGGCCGGGGAGCCCGGTGCCGTGGAGAGCGGCGACGACAAGGGCGGTCTGCGGGCGGCCCTGGGCGGGCTGACCACCCGGGGACGGTCCTTCCTCGCCGCCGGTGTCGCCGCCGCGGTCTGCGCCTATGTGCTGGGCCAGGGCGACCTGCTGCGGGTCGGGCTGCTGCTCGCCGTACTGCCGCTGCTGTGTGTGACGGTCCTCTACCGCACCCGCTACCGGGTCGCGGGCAGCCGGCGGCTGTCGCCGTCGCGGGTGCCCGCCGGTTCCGAGGCGCGGGTGCATCTGCGGATGGACAATGTGTCCGGGCTGCCCACCGGGCTCCTGATGCTCCAGGACCGGGTGCCGTACGTGCTGGGGCCGCGCCCCCGTTTCGTACTGGACCGGGTGGAGGCGGGCGGCCGGCGCGAGGTGTCCTACAAGGTCAGGTCCGACCTGCGCGGGCGCTACCCGCTGGGCCCGCTGCAACTGCGGCTCAGTGACCCCTTCGGTATGTGCGAGCTGACCCGCTCGTTCAGCGCGTACGACACCCTGATCGTGATCCCGCGTACCGAACCCCTGCCCACGCTGCGGCTCGCGGGAGAGGCGTCGGGATACGGCGACGGGCGGCAGCGCTCGCTGGCCCTGGCCGGTGAGGACGATGTCATCCCGCGCGGCTACCGGCACGGCGACGATCTGCGCCGGGTCCACTGGCGTTCCACGGCGCGCTACGGCGAGCTGATGGTGCGGCGCGAGGAACAGCCGCAGCGGGCCCGGTGCACGGTGCTGCTGGACACCCGGCAGATCGGCTATCAGGGGGCCGGGCCCGACTCGGCCTTCGAGTGGGCGGTGTCGGGCGCGGCGTCCGCGCTGGTGCACATGCTGGAGCGCGGCTTCGCGGTACGGCTGCTGACGGACAACGGGGATTCGGTGCCGGGTGAGGGCTCCGACGGGTTCGCCGGTTCGACCCAGGAGTCCGCGGACTCGGCCGGGCTGATGCTGGACACCCTCGCGGTCGTCGAGCAGTCCGACGGCGGTGGCCTGTCGCGCGCCCACGACGTGCTGCGCGGCGGTGCCGAGGGACTGCTGATCGCCTTCTTCGGCGATCTCGACGAGGAGCAGACGGCGGTGGCGGCCCGGATGCGGCAGCGCAGCGGCGCGGCCGTCGCCTTCGTCCTGGACAGCGGGGCCTGGGTGCACGGCGGGGGCGAGCGGGGCGCGGGCGCCGACGAGCGGCTGCGGCTGCTGCGCGAGGCGGGCTGGATCGCGGTGCCGGTGCCCGCCGGGGCGGAACTCACCCGGCTGTGGCAGCAGGCGGGTCAGCTGCCCGACGGCACCCAGAGCGCCGGGAGCGGCGGTTCGACAGGTTTCTCGGGGGGATGGTCATGAGCGGGCGGACCCGGCTGGCGCTGTGTGCCTTCGCGGCGACGCTGATGGCGGCGGGCGCTCTGCTGCCACTGGTGGAGTCGGCGGGGTGGCTGCCGCAGGCAGTGGTCCTGCTCGCGATCCAGGGCGGGGCGGGCGCGTTCGCCCGCCGGATGACGCCGGCCAGGTCGCTGACCGTGGCCGCTCAGGCGCTGGTCACCCTGTTGGTGCTGACCGTGGTGTTCGCCAGGGACCACGCGCTCTTCGGTGTCCTGCCCGGACCGGAGGCGGTCGAGCGGCTCGGGGCACTGCTCACGGCGGGCGCCGACGATGTCGGCACGTACTCCATTCCGGCACCGACGACGGACGGCATCCGGCTGCTGCTGATCGGCGGTGTGCTGCTGATCGGGCTCGCGGTGGACGCCCTCGCGGTGACCTTCCGCAGCGCGGCCCCGGCCGGGCTGCCGCTGCTCGCGCTGTACTCGGTCGCCGCCGGGCTGGCCGACGGCGGAGCGAGCTGGCTGTGGTTCCTGCTCGCCGCCTGCGGCTATCTCCTGCTCCTGCTGGCCGAGGGCCGCGACCGGCTGTCCCAGTGGGGGCGGGTCTTCGGCGGCGTCGCCCGGTCCTCGGACGGTCTGGCCGGGCTCGTCGGTTCCGGCAGCGGGGCGACGGCCCCGGTCCGCACCGGGCGGCGCATCGGCGCCATGGCCCTGGGCATCGCCCTGGTCGTCCCCGCGGCTCTGCCCGCTCTCGACGGCGGTCTGCTGGGCGGTACGGGCACCGGGAACGGCAAGGGCAGCGGAGGCGGCACCATCTCCGCGGTGAATCCGCTGGTCTCGCTGCAGAACAACCTCAATCAGCCGGAGAACCGGGAGGTGATGACGTATCGCACCAACTCCGGGAACCCCCAGGACCTCTATCTGCGGATCCTGGCCCTGGACCAGTTCAACGGTAGCGAGTGGCGGTCCTCGACCCGTCGGCTCAAGGATGTGCCCGAGCGCCTCCCCGATCCCACCGGGCTGAGCCCGGACGTCGCCGTGACCGAGATCAGGACGAACATCGCGGCGTCGCGTTCGTACCAGCAGACCTATCTGCCGCTCCCCTACCCCGTGACCGAGGTCAAGGTCGGCGGGCGCTGGCGGTACGAGCCCGAGGGCCGCACCCTCGTCGGCGACGACGGCCAGACGACGCGTGGCGCCCGGTACGAGGTCGGCAGTCTGGTGGTCGAACCGACCGCGGCCCAGCTCGCGGCGGCGGGTCCGCCGCCGGAGGCACTGGCACGGGAGTACACCCGGCTGCCCGGCTCGCTGCCGGACGTGGTGGCCGAGACGGCGGGGAAGATCACGCAGGGCTCGGCCAGCGACTACGAACGGGCCGTGAAGCTGCAGGACTGGTTCTCCTCCTCGGGCGGCTTCATCTACGACACGACGGTCACCTCGGGGACCGGATCGGCGGCGATCGGCCGGTTCCTCAAGGACAAGCAGGGCTTCTGCGTCCACTTCTCGTTCACGATGGCCGCGATGGCCCGGACGCTGGGCATCCCGGCCCGGGTCGCGGTGGGCTTCACGCCGGGCACCGTCCAGGCGAACGGGGCGTCCTCGGTCGGGCTGCGGGACGCGCACGCCTGGCCCGAGCTGTATTTCGAGGGTGTGGGCTGGACCCGGTTCGAGCCGACACCTACGCGGGGCACCACCCCGGCGTACACCCGGCCCGACGCCCCCTCGGGCGACGCGGCCAACCCGGTGCAGCCGTCCACGAGCGCCTCCGCCGCGCCGAGCGCCGCGCCGTCCGCCTCGGAGAGCTGCCCGGCGCAGATGCGCCGCCAGGGTGAGTGCGGTGCCTCTGCGGCGCCGGGCGCGGTGGGCCCCACCGATCCGGGGACCCCCGCCGGCACGGTGACCCTGATCGTTCTCGGCGCGTTGCTGGTGCTGCTGCTGCCTCTGCTGCCGCTGCTCTGGCGGGTCCGTGCCCGGACCCGGCGGCTGAGCTCGTCCGAGGGACGCACGCCTGCGGACGCCAGGGCCCGCGTCCTGGCGGCCTGGCGGGAGATCACCGACTCGGCATGGGACCACGGCATCGTGCCGGACGAGTCGCTGACCCCGCGCAAGGCCGCGGCGCGCGTCGTGCGGCTGGGGCGGCTCGACTCCACCGCGGCTGCCGCGGTGCACCGGATCGCGGGGGCCGTGGAGCAGGTGCTCTACGCGCCGCAGCCCCGGCCGGCCTCCGGCCTCGCCGAGGACGCCCTCGCGGTACGGGCGGCTCTGCGGGCCTCCGTGGACCGCGCCGCACGGCTCCGCGCCACGCTCGCGCCCCGCTCGGCCGTCCGGGTGGTGTGGGCTCTCACGGAGCGCCGTGCGGAGTTCGCCCGCCACTGGTCCCGCCGACCGCGCAGGCCGTCGCGCCAGCACGGCTGATCCGGGGTCGGTGGCCATGGGCCGGGCCCACCCCTCGCGGGCGGACCCGGCCCATCGCCACGCCCGCCACACATGCCTCGCCCAGAGCCCCCGCCGCGCCCGCCGTACACGCGGCCACCCGCCCTCCGGCGAGCGCTGATCACCGAGCGTCGCCGGGTGCCGGACAGCGGGGATGGGTGAGGGGCGGCCGCAGAAATGCGGCCGCCCCTCACCCATCAGTGTCCAGCGTTAAGTTCTCAGCCCGATTCCGGAACGACTTCCGGGAATCGGGAGTGTCTATTGGCCCTGTTCGTCGCGGCGGCGCTGCCACCGTTGCTCGATGCGGTTCATCATCGACCGGCGCTGCCGGGGCTGTCGGCGGGTGCCGCTGCCCCCGCTCCCTGCGGCCTCCTGCTGTTGTTCGCCGGGTTTGGGCGCTTTGCGCCACCCGGTGACCGCGAGCACGGCACAGCCCAGCATGACGAGGAACCCCACCACGCTGACCCAGATCTGCTGTGCGACCATTCCGGCCATGAGGAGCGCGATACCCACCAGAAAGCCAGCGACCGCCTGGTAGACCCGTCGTCGGGTGTACCTGCGCAGCCCGCTTCCCTCAAGCGCTGTAGCGAACTTGGGATCTTCGGCGTACAGCGCTCGCTCCATCTGCTCGAGCATTCGCTGCTCGTGCTCCGAGAGCGGCACGGAGTCCTCCTCGTCGTCGGCCGCGGGGGCGACCGGTATGCGGCCCTTCCAGGATAGGCAGGGATTCGTCCCCGTGAAACCCGCCCTCTAGCGTTTAGCCACTCCGGACCGCCATGTCGGCTCGGCTGCTGAGGCGTAGATTCCCCGACAGCCGATCCGTCATGCCGGATGGTGTCACCCGATCATACGGGGCCGGAGCGCCGTACGGGGGTCCTGGGCGGTACTCCGTCTGCGGCTGCGTTGCTGATCAGCCACGCTCCGGTCGCTCCGCGGCCATGCCTCGGCCGCGACCGCGCCACCCCTCAGGCGCGCTTCTCGCCCAGAACGTGCAGCTGGGTCGCGACCGAGTGGAAGGCCGGCAGCTCGGCCACCGCCGCCTCCAGCTTGAGGAGCGCGTCCATGGCGCCCGGTTCGGTGTCCACCAGGACGCCCGGCACGAGGTCGGCGAAGACCCGTACGCCGTGGACGGCCCCGACCTCCAGGCCCGCCCCGGAGACCAGGTCGGAGAGCTGCTCGGCGGTGAACCTGCGGGGCACCGGGTCGCCCTCGCCCCAGCGGCCGGCCGGGTCGCCGAGCGCCTGCCGCGCCTCGGTGAAGTGCCCGGCGAGCGCCCTGGCCAGGACGGCCCCGCCGAGCCCGGCGGCCAGCAGGCTGAGCGCGCCCGACGGACGGAGCGCGTCGACCGCGTTCCGTACGCCCTCGGCGGGCTCGTCCACGTACTCCAGGACACCGTGGCAGAGCACCGCGTCGAAGCCGCCGCGCTCCACCACGTCGAACAGCCCGAGGATGTCGCCCTGGACCCCCCGGACCCGATCGGCGACCCCGGCCTCGGCGGCGCGGCGCTCCAGCGCGAAGAGCGCGTTGGGGCTGGGGTCGACGACCGTGACCCGGTGGCCGAGCCGGGCGACGGGCACCGCGAAGTTCCCGGTGCCGCCGCCGGTGTCCAGGACGTCCAGGGCGTCCCTGCCGGTCGCCTTGACCTGACGGTCGAGAGCGTCCTTGAGGACCTCCCAGACCACGGCGGTACGGAGGGAGGCGCGGGGGCGCAGCTGGTCCGACACGACAGATGACTCCTCGGCACGGTGCCGCCGCTGACGGCGGTGCGTGAACAGTGCAGGTGACTACAGGTGCTCTCCACCCTATTGCCTCGCACCGCCGTCCCGGTCACCTCGCGTCGGGCCGCTCCTTCCTGGGCTGCGGGAGCACCGGCTGGAGCACCAGCAGGCGTTCGACCAGGCGCAGGAACATCGCCGCGTCACGGAGCAGATCATCGGCGTCACGGTTGCTGGCCGCGCCCGGCATGCCGGCCTCCGCCCGTGCCCGGCGGAGTGCTCCGGAGGCGAACAGCGCGCTCCACTCCGTGAGTTCGGGGGCTATCTCCGGGAGGACTTCCCATGCGCTGCGAATGCGCTCCCGGCGGCGCTTGTTCGTTTCGGGGCGGCCTCGGGCGGCGAGCACGGCGGCAGCCGTGCGCAGCGCGGCGAGGTGGGCGGTGGCATACCGCTCGTTCGGCACGTCGAGAACGGCGGCCTCGTCGAGGCCGGCACGGGCCTTGGCGAGCAGATCGAGAGCGGCCGGCGGCGCCGTGGTGCGGCGCAGTACAGGGTGGACATCGCTTGCCGGACCGGTCAGTGAGGGGGCAGGGCTGACTGCGCGGCGCCGCGGGGCGGCGGCTGCGGACGAGCTGGCCATGACGAACCTCCTGCTGTCGTCGTGTGACGGCTCCGTGGCCGTATGTATCTATCGTGACGGTCCCCACTGACAATTCCGTCGAACCCACCTCCGACCTGGGCGTTCTTACCGAAGCCCTCCCTGGGAAGGGAGTTGCCGGCCCATGGGCACGGGCGTGGGGCGCACCGCGCGCAGCCCGCCGGACCGCGCGCTTTTGCGTTCGAGCGCAGGTTCGGGCTAACTTTTTGCACTGACCGGTCAGTTCAAAGAGAATCGTCCGAACATCAGAGGATCAGGGGAGGGCCTGTGGACAGCCCGCACGGCGCAGCTGTCGGCGCCGAGGACTTCGGACTCAAGGGACCGCGCGGCTGGGCCTTCCGGGGGGTGGACATCACCGCCGCCCCCGGAGCGCTCGTCGCGATCGAGGGACCGTCCGGATCGGGCCGCACCTGCCTGCTGCTCGCGCTCACCGGCCGGATGCGCCCTTCCGAGGGCCACGCGGAGACCGGTGGCCTGAGCCTGCCTTCCAAGGCTGCCGCCGTCCGCAGGATCAGCGCTCTGGGGCCGGTCCCCGGGGTC is a genomic window of Streptomyces sp. NBC_01237 containing:
- a CDS encoding transglutaminase TgpA family protein — protein: MSGRTRLALCAFAATLMAAGALLPLVESAGWLPQAVVLLAIQGGAGAFARRMTPARSLTVAAQALVTLLVLTVVFARDHALFGVLPGPEAVERLGALLTAGADDVGTYSIPAPTTDGIRLLLIGGVLLIGLAVDALAVTFRSAAPAGLPLLALYSVAAGLADGGASWLWFLLAACGYLLLLLAEGRDRLSQWGRVFGGVARSSDGLAGLVGSGSGATAPVRTGRRIGAMALGIALVVPAALPALDGGLLGGTGTGNGKGSGGGTISAVNPLVSLQNNLNQPENREVMTYRTNSGNPQDLYLRILALDQFNGSEWRSSTRRLKDVPERLPDPTGLSPDVAVTEIRTNIAASRSYQQTYLPLPYPVTEVKVGGRWRYEPEGRTLVGDDGQTTRGARYEVGSLVVEPTAAQLAAAGPPPEALAREYTRLPGSLPDVVAETAGKITQGSASDYERAVKLQDWFSSSGGFIYDTTVTSGTGSAAIGRFLKDKQGFCVHFSFTMAAMARTLGIPARVAVGFTPGTVQANGASSVGLRDAHAWPELYFEGVGWTRFEPTPTRGTTPAYTRPDAPSGDAANPVQPSTSASAAPSAAPSASESCPAQMRRQGECGASAAPGAVGPTDPGTPAGTVTLIVLGALLVLLLPLLPLLWRVRARTRRLSSSEGRTPADARARVLAAWREITDSAWDHGIVPDESLTPRKAAARVVRLGRLDSTAAAAVHRIAGAVEQVLYAPQPRPASGLAEDALAVRAALRASVDRAARLRATLAPRSAVRVVWALTERRAEFARHWSRRPRRPSRQHG
- a CDS encoding SAV_6107 family HEPN domain-containing protein — translated: MASSSAAAAPRRRAVSPAPSLTGPASDVHPVLRRTTAPPAALDLLAKARAGLDEAAVLDVPNERYATAHLAALRTAAAVLAARGRPETNKRRRERIRSAWEVLPEIAPELTEWSALFASGALRRARAEAGMPGAASNRDADDLLRDAAMFLRLVERLLVLQPVLPQPRKERPDAR
- a CDS encoding DUF58 domain-containing protein encodes the protein MAAGEPGAVESGDDKGGLRAALGGLTTRGRSFLAAGVAAAVCAYVLGQGDLLRVGLLLAVLPLLCVTVLYRTRYRVAGSRRLSPSRVPAGSEARVHLRMDNVSGLPTGLLMLQDRVPYVLGPRPRFVLDRVEAGGRREVSYKVRSDLRGRYPLGPLQLRLSDPFGMCELTRSFSAYDTLIVIPRTEPLPTLRLAGEASGYGDGRQRSLALAGEDDVIPRGYRHGDDLRRVHWRSTARYGELMVRREEQPQRARCTVLLDTRQIGYQGAGPDSAFEWAVSGAASALVHMLERGFAVRLLTDNGDSVPGEGSDGFAGSTQESADSAGLMLDTLAVVEQSDGGGLSRAHDVLRGGAEGLLIAFFGDLDEEQTAVAARMRQRSGAAVAFVLDSGAWVHGGGERGAGADERLRLLREAGWIAVPVPAGAELTRLWQQAGQLPDGTQSAGSGGSTGFSGGWS
- a CDS encoding methyltransferase, encoding MSDQLRPRASLRTAVVWEVLKDALDRQVKATGRDALDVLDTGGGTGNFAVPVARLGHRVTVVDPSPNALFALERRAAEAGVADRVRGVQGDILGLFDVVERGGFDAVLCHGVLEYVDEPAEGVRNAVDALRPSGALSLLAAGLGGAVLARALAGHFTEARQALGDPAGRWGEGDPVPRRFTAEQLSDLVSGAGLEVGAVHGVRVFADLVPGVLVDTEPGAMDALLKLEAAVAELPAFHSVATQLHVLGEKRA
- a CDS encoding DUF3040 domain-containing protein, which codes for MPLSEHEQRMLEQMERALYAEDPKFATALEGSGLRRYTRRRVYQAVAGFLVGIALLMAGMVAQQIWVSVVGFLVMLGCAVLAVTGWRKAPKPGEQQQEAAGSGGSGTRRQPRQRRSMMNRIEQRWQRRRDEQGQ